In Rhizobium jaguaris, a single window of DNA contains:
- a CDS encoding UbiX family flavin prenyltransferase: MKATREFPLSKERFIVAITGATGHAYGIRLLQMLRELGLETHLVMSRSAIVALAYESDLKLKDVHALADYVHGNDDVAAPISSGSFRTRGMIIAPCTTKTLGEIASGACGTLVSRAADVILKERRRLVLMLRETPLHLGHLRNMVTVTEIGAIVMPPVPAFYCKPKTIDEMIDHTVGRALDLFDIDTGRVKRWKEPPVDIGG; encoded by the coding sequence ATCAAAGCGACCCGGGAATTCCCTTTGTCCAAAGAACGATTCATCGTCGCCATCACCGGAGCAACGGGTCATGCCTATGGTATTCGTTTGCTTCAGATGCTGCGCGAACTGGGTTTGGAAACTCATCTCGTCATGTCGCGGTCCGCGATCGTCGCTCTTGCCTATGAAAGCGATCTCAAGCTGAAGGATGTGCATGCCCTGGCCGATTACGTTCACGGCAATGACGATGTGGCCGCACCGATTTCCAGCGGATCGTTCCGCACGCGTGGAATGATCATTGCGCCTTGCACAACCAAAACCCTGGGCGAGATCGCTTCGGGGGCATGCGGTACGCTCGTTTCTCGCGCAGCCGACGTAATCCTCAAGGAAAGACGGCGTCTGGTTCTGATGCTACGCGAGACACCGCTGCACCTCGGTCACTTGAGGAACATGGTGACCGTTACGGAGATCGGAGCGATCGTCATGCCCCCCGTTCCCGCGTTCTATTGCAAACCGAAGACCATCGACGAGATGATCGACCACACCGTCGGCCGTGCGCTCGACCTGTTCGATATCGATACCGGCCGAGTCAAACGCTGGAAAGAGCCGCCTGTGGACATTGGTGGATAG
- a CDS encoding UbiD family decarboxylase, with product MTDQSMRGFIAALENKGELHRVERSVDTRFEIASVLSLRERGPAQLFTRVNDATMSVVGNLYNDRGRFASALGVPRGKLDALCLSALERPIVPKIVEDAPVQQIVHRQPMDIGALLPVPHWFEHEAAPYITAGVIVAKDPETGRRNVSIARLRLEGGGRLMAGIAKNHHLARIADKAHQRGHDLEIAVAIGNHAAVLLGSQMYVGLGDDEFDIVGGLLGEPVELVKCKTVDLEVPAHAEIVLEGRLRPAELIEEGAVSEFPGFYVYYGPGIGVEIDCVTHRTDAIYQAILPGYAAEHCLLGAVAIGATLTRDLQRSIPAVRRVLVTDGGMGRLHAIITMHRPRLGEGKRAVILAMGLVNLLKLVIVVDDDIDPENPRQVEWSLAARFRGHEDLLVLPGVRADRCDPVHEDLVVTKIGMIATTRPGDGEPGGRSEFVMPPSDVFERVRQNLHLY from the coding sequence GTGACCGACCAAAGCATGCGCGGCTTTATCGCCGCACTGGAGAACAAAGGCGAGTTGCACCGCGTCGAACGAAGTGTCGATACTCGCTTCGAGATTGCCTCGGTCCTTTCTTTGCGGGAGCGCGGCCCTGCACAGTTATTTACCCGCGTGAATGACGCCACCATGTCCGTTGTCGGCAATCTTTACAACGACAGGGGCCGGTTTGCTTCTGCTCTTGGCGTGCCGAGGGGGAAACTGGATGCTCTATGCCTGTCCGCCCTGGAACGGCCCATTGTGCCGAAAATTGTCGAGGATGCACCGGTTCAGCAAATCGTGCATCGCCAACCGATGGACATCGGCGCCCTTCTCCCCGTACCGCACTGGTTCGAGCACGAAGCGGCACCTTACATTACGGCAGGCGTCATCGTCGCCAAGGATCCGGAAACCGGTCGACGCAATGTCTCCATCGCGCGGCTAAGGCTTGAAGGCGGCGGTCGACTGATGGCCGGTATTGCAAAGAACCATCATTTGGCGCGGATCGCCGATAAGGCGCATCAAAGGGGACATGACCTGGAAATCGCGGTTGCGATCGGCAATCACGCCGCGGTGCTGCTTGGCTCGCAGATGTACGTCGGCCTTGGCGATGACGAATTTGACATCGTCGGAGGATTGCTTGGCGAACCTGTAGAACTGGTGAAATGCAAGACGGTCGATCTCGAGGTTCCCGCGCATGCCGAGATCGTTCTTGAGGGACGGTTGCGGCCGGCCGAACTTATCGAAGAGGGAGCCGTGTCCGAATTTCCCGGCTTCTATGTTTATTACGGCCCCGGTATCGGTGTCGAGATCGACTGCGTCACGCACCGCACAGACGCCATCTATCAGGCGATCCTGCCTGGCTATGCAGCGGAACATTGCCTGCTGGGCGCCGTCGCCATCGGCGCAACGCTGACGCGTGACCTGCAGCGATCGATTCCCGCCGTGCGCCGTGTTCTGGTGACCGATGGCGGCATGGGACGGTTGCATGCGATCATTACCATGCATCGGCCGCGCCTCGGTGAAGGCAAGCGCGCAGTCATTCTGGCAATGGGCCTTGTCAATCTCCTGAAACTTGTGATCGTCGTCGACGACGACATTGATCCCGAAAATCCGCGTCAAGTGGAATGGTCGCTCGCAGCCCGCTTCCGCGGTCATGAGGATTTGCTTGTCCTGCCCGGCGTTCGGGCTGATCGTTGCGACCCCGTGCACGAGGACCTTGTCGTCACAAAAATCGGTATGATCGCCACGACACGGCCCGGCGACGGCGAGCCCGGAGGGCGTTCCGAATTCGTGATGCCGCCCAGTGATGTCTTCGAGCGCGTTCGGCAGAACCTGCATCTTTACTAA
- a CDS encoding Zn-dependent hydrolase, protein MSVARKPTIASDRLWADLMALGEITEPGAPYTRRSFSPMFVTGREWLRQRFHEAGLDTRLDAGGNLIGRLTGSDPKSGTIMIGSHSDSVPSGGRFDGIAGVIVGIELVRALRDAGCILKHAIEVVDFLAEEPSEYGLSCVGSRAMAGRLSEEMLCYRNAQGELLAAAIDRMGGDVANLMTTKRNDVVSFLELHIEQGRVLEEARVDLGIVSAIASVTRAEIHFEGRADHAGTTPMHLRSDAGLAAAATLAFVAAEAARYALMGHGHFVATTGVLNLSPNAANVVPSKAHLIIDIRAEDAMLTDSFLSVLEKQTEMIAQTSHVKRAGWKILSTTKPAQCDPDLRRTLRDSAKSLGYSTLDMASGAGHDAAFIATFAPSAMIFVPCRDGRSHTPDEWAEPTAIAAGASTLLETIMRLDETLNIHSSTEISI, encoded by the coding sequence ATGAGTGTTGCGCGCAAACCAACGATCGCAAGCGACCGTCTTTGGGCAGATCTGATGGCGCTCGGAGAAATCACAGAGCCGGGCGCTCCCTATACGCGCCGATCGTTCTCTCCGATGTTCGTCACGGGACGCGAATGGCTGCGGCAACGCTTCCATGAGGCGGGATTGGATACCCGGCTTGATGCCGGCGGCAATCTCATCGGGCGATTGACCGGTTCTGATCCTAAGTCCGGCACGATCATGATCGGTTCTCACAGCGACAGCGTGCCGTCCGGCGGACGGTTCGACGGCATCGCCGGCGTGATCGTGGGAATCGAATTGGTCCGTGCTCTCCGCGACGCCGGTTGCATTCTGAAGCACGCGATCGAGGTCGTCGATTTTCTTGCGGAAGAGCCGAGCGAATACGGCCTTTCCTGCGTGGGCAGCCGTGCCATGGCGGGGCGTCTTTCGGAGGAAATGCTTTGCTATCGCAACGCCCAGGGCGAATTGCTCGCCGCCGCGATAGACAGGATGGGTGGCGACGTTGCCAATCTCATGACCACCAAACGCAACGATGTCGTTTCATTCCTGGAGCTTCATATCGAGCAGGGCCGCGTCCTCGAGGAGGCGCGCGTCGACCTCGGAATCGTCTCGGCGATCGCAAGCGTTACGCGCGCTGAAATCCACTTCGAAGGTCGCGCCGATCACGCGGGCACGACGCCGATGCATCTCCGCAGCGATGCTGGCCTGGCCGCCGCCGCCACGCTCGCTTTTGTTGCCGCGGAAGCCGCGCGCTATGCGTTGATGGGCCACGGACACTTCGTCGCGACGACGGGCGTCTTGAACCTTTCGCCGAATGCGGCCAACGTGGTTCCGAGCAAGGCACACCTCATCATCGATATCCGCGCCGAAGACGCTATGCTCACGGACAGTTTTCTTTCGGTCCTTGAGAAGCAGACCGAGATGATCGCGCAAACCTCGCATGTCAAAAGAGCGGGCTGGAAGATCCTGTCCACGACAAAACCGGCGCAGTGCGATCCGGACTTGCGCCGGACCCTTAGGGATAGTGCGAAAAGTCTGGGCTATTCAACCCTGGACATGGCATCCGGCGCCGGCCATGACGCAGCCTTCATCGCAACGTTTGCGCCCAGCGCCATGATCTTCGTGCCATGCCGCGATGGACGAAGCCACACACCGGATGAGTGGGCGGAGCCTACGGCAATCGCTGCCGGAGCGTCCACGCTGCTGGAGACGATCATGCGGCTCGATGAAACGCTCAACATCCATTCGTCAACCGAGATCTCGATTTAA
- a CDS encoding dihydroorotase: MSDFDLVLTGRVVGTDRVRENGYVAVRGGLIERVGEGSPPSAVRREDFGSALILPGAIDAQVHSRSQAGQEDFIWSTRAAAAGGVTTIVDMPYDDGMLICDADRLRRKAREAGEQVRVDFALYGTVHPEHGATHIPEMVAAGACGFKFSTFGTHPERFPRIPPQTLHACFAEIARHGLIAGIHNEDDEMVRAAIAEVARLGITDYRAQGMSRPPAAEAFATAGAYEIGAAAGCATHIVHCSIGRGYDLCHAYRAQGFDTTIEACIHYLFLDEEHDVPRLGGRAKVNPPIRSRKEVGALWRHLACGNVTVVSTDHVSWSSGRKDDPIMLNNASGVPSLEVLYALLLKGLFERGLSFSWASRLLAANPARLFRIGHRKGALEVGRDADIVVMAHDPQRYDPTASGNNAVTWSPYAGLELPFRPIATFQRGNVIFDGTQVLAEPGKGRFVTPGLAA; encoded by the coding sequence ATGAGCGACTTTGATCTGGTTTTGACGGGCCGTGTTGTCGGCACCGACCGAGTTCGTGAGAATGGTTACGTCGCTGTCCGTGGCGGACTGATCGAACGCGTGGGTGAAGGATCGCCCCCTTCGGCGGTGCGGCGGGAAGACTTTGGAAGTGCCTTGATCTTGCCCGGTGCGATCGACGCCCAGGTGCATTCGCGCTCCCAGGCAGGTCAGGAGGATTTTATCTGGTCGACCCGCGCAGCGGCGGCCGGCGGCGTGACCACCATTGTCGACATGCCCTATGACGACGGTATGCTCATCTGTGATGCAGATCGTCTGCGACGCAAGGCCCGGGAAGCAGGTGAACAGGTGCGAGTCGATTTCGCTCTATATGGCACCGTACACCCTGAGCATGGCGCAACACATATCCCGGAGATGGTTGCGGCCGGTGCGTGCGGTTTCAAGTTCTCAACATTCGGCACGCATCCTGAGCGTTTTCCTCGAATTCCGCCCCAGACGCTTCATGCCTGCTTTGCTGAAATCGCACGCCATGGTTTGATTGCTGGTATCCACAATGAAGACGACGAGATGGTACGCGCCGCAATCGCTGAGGTTGCCCGCTTAGGAATTACAGACTATCGCGCCCAAGGGATGTCCAGGCCACCGGCCGCTGAGGCTTTCGCGACGGCGGGTGCCTACGAAATAGGAGCAGCGGCCGGGTGCGCGACGCATATCGTGCATTGCTCCATCGGACGCGGTTATGATCTCTGCCATGCCTATCGGGCACAGGGCTTTGATACGACCATCGAGGCCTGCATTCACTATCTTTTCCTTGATGAAGAGCATGATGTGCCGCGCCTTGGAGGTCGGGCGAAAGTGAATCCACCGATTCGTTCTCGTAAGGAGGTGGGGGCGCTTTGGCGACATCTCGCATGCGGAAACGTCACCGTCGTTTCTACCGATCATGTGAGCTGGTCGTCTGGCAGAAAAGACGATCCCATAATGCTGAACAACGCCTCGGGCGTTCCTAGCCTTGAGGTCCTCTACGCGCTTCTCCTCAAAGGTCTGTTCGAACGGGGCCTGAGCTTTTCATGGGCATCCCGCCTTCTGGCTGCCAATCCGGCGCGACTGTTTCGGATAGGACATCGAAAGGGTGCGCTCGAGGTTGGTCGTGATGCCGACATCGTGGTCATGGCCCATGATCCGCAGCGCTACGATCCGACCGCAAGCGGGAACAATGCCGTAACGTGGAGCCCCTACGCCGGCCTCGAATTGCCATTTCGGCCGATCGCCACATTCCAGCGCGGCAATGTCATCTTCGATGGCACCCAGGTGCTCGCGGAACCCGGTAAGGGTCGATTTGTTACGCCGGGGCTTGCTGCATGA
- a CDS encoding aromatic amino acid lyase, with the protein MTVTLTKRADINLASILRVAWQGESVQISEEAIAEIARCRASFLHLIDEDPTVMIYGVTTAMGELASTRLSKEERERHARIKAFAAATSFGDPYPERVVRAMVLARLANFLEGNAATTPRIALAVADMLNGPTLPTVASSGQGGAGEILALYPLFAELTARFDLEVKERGSLINGSPCAAALLADAALAARRRLRLVEQVFALSIEAFRAPIEHYDAALDGLWGDEHEAAALRALRDLLKGAGTGRRNYQAPVSYRIVPRVLGHAHRAVSAAERAANVSLGSASDNPVYIPPDEDHPFGRCISTGGYHNAMAAPALDDLAAIWADICLLCDRHGSKLLSGAVSHLPNMLMVGRHPSDSDGHGSLGYVPMATTGYLEQAKLAAQRTFIPGTESAGAGQDDVAATAFLAWAKEQRAGRCLDACLASLAVVASQALHVTDRRAPIALADFVAEVRAIVPPVDDDRVLGPELLHLTTLFTEKAFRA; encoded by the coding sequence ATGACAGTCACTTTGACAAAGAGGGCAGACATCAACCTTGCATCGATTCTGCGTGTCGCCTGGCAGGGAGAGAGCGTGCAGATCAGCGAGGAAGCCATCGCTGAAATTGCTCGTTGCCGGGCATCGTTTCTGCACCTGATCGACGAAGATCCGACGGTGATGATCTACGGCGTGACGACGGCCATGGGAGAGCTGGCAAGCACGCGCCTTTCGAAGGAAGAGCGAGAACGTCATGCCCGGATCAAAGCGTTTGCGGCGGCGACATCGTTTGGCGACCCCTATCCCGAACGTGTCGTCAGAGCCATGGTGCTGGCTCGTCTTGCCAATTTTCTCGAAGGCAATGCAGCGACAACGCCACGAATAGCGCTTGCCGTCGCCGACATGCTCAATGGGCCCACGTTGCCAACAGTAGCATCATCGGGACAAGGCGGCGCCGGGGAGATTCTGGCGCTCTATCCACTGTTCGCGGAACTGACGGCGCGCTTTGACCTCGAAGTCAAGGAAAGAGGGTCGCTCATCAACGGATCGCCCTGTGCGGCGGCGCTGCTGGCGGATGCTGCACTGGCTGCCCGTCGACGTCTTCGTCTGGTGGAGCAGGTTTTCGCGCTGTCGATAGAAGCGTTTCGTGCCCCGATCGAGCACTATGATGCAGCGTTGGATGGGCTTTGGGGTGACGAACATGAAGCGGCGGCACTCCGCGCACTGCGCGATCTGCTCAAGGGAGCCGGGACCGGTCGCCGCAACTATCAGGCTCCGGTGAGTTACCGTATCGTTCCCAGAGTGCTGGGCCATGCGCATCGCGCCGTTTCCGCCGCCGAGCGCGCAGCAAATGTTTCGCTCGGCTCAGCTTCGGACAATCCGGTCTACATTCCGCCCGACGAAGATCATCCGTTCGGGCGTTGCATCAGCACCGGTGGCTATCACAACGCGATGGCGGCCCCTGCTCTGGATGATCTCGCTGCCATCTGGGCCGACATCTGCTTACTGTGCGATCGCCACGGCTCAAAGCTCTTGAGCGGCGCGGTATCCCACCTTCCCAACATGCTGATGGTCGGACGTCATCCGAGCGACAGCGATGGCCATGGCAGCCTCGGCTACGTTCCGATGGCGACGACGGGATATCTCGAACAGGCGAAACTTGCAGCGCAACGCACCTTCATACCTGGAACGGAATCCGCCGGCGCTGGTCAGGACGATGTCGCCGCGACTGCCTTTTTGGCGTGGGCCAAGGAACAGCGGGCAGGACGGTGCCTCGATGCCTGCCTGGCGAGCCTCGCCGTCGTGGCGTCACAAGCACTCCACGTGACCGACCGGCGAGCGCCGATCGCGTTGGCTGATTTTGTCGCGGAAGTGCGCGCGATAGTGCCCCCTGTCGATGACGATCGCGTTCTCGGTCCGGAATTGCTGCACCTGACGACATTGTTCACCGAGAAGGCATTCAGGGCTTAA
- a CDS encoding ABC transporter ATP-binding protein, producing the protein MIVFDKVSKHYAGATKAVDSLSLEAPTGKLTVFVGPSGCGKTTSLRMINRLVTPSSGTILLDGEPTDRMDVALLRRRIGYVIQHAGLFPHRTVVQNIATTAHLNGAPKQKALRTAHDLLERVGLTSAFADRYPWQLSGGQQQRVGVARALASDPKFMLMDEPFSAVDPVVRGQLQDEFLRLQREIGKTIIMVTHDIDEALKLGDQVAVLRTGGTLAQIATPQELLARPADAFVADFIGRDRGYRFLSFAEFDGTVPLSTEPTVVLGKAPESLRQIATGRWILVLDAERRPLGWADAHGLKQPLREGDLNLSGTLASEGSSLRHVLDAALSSPSGRGVVVARSGEFVGTATLSNVVAAIERARVGKVGVQP; encoded by the coding sequence ATGATCGTTTTTGACAAGGTGAGCAAACACTATGCCGGCGCGACGAAGGCGGTGGATAGTTTGTCGCTCGAGGCCCCGACCGGAAAGCTTACGGTCTTCGTCGGTCCCTCCGGCTGCGGCAAGACGACCTCGTTGCGAATGATCAATCGGCTCGTCACACCATCGTCCGGCACCATTCTTCTCGATGGGGAGCCGACCGATCGCATGGACGTCGCCTTGCTGCGACGCCGGATAGGCTATGTCATCCAGCATGCGGGCCTCTTTCCCCACCGCACCGTCGTACAGAACATTGCGACAACCGCGCACCTCAACGGCGCACCGAAACAAAAGGCGCTGCGCACGGCGCATGACCTCCTCGAGCGCGTCGGGCTGACCAGCGCTTTTGCAGACCGCTATCCCTGGCAACTTTCGGGCGGCCAGCAGCAGCGTGTCGGCGTTGCCCGAGCACTCGCGTCCGACCCCAAATTCATGCTGATGGACGAACCCTTCAGCGCCGTCGACCCGGTGGTGCGCGGCCAATTGCAGGACGAATTCCTGCGTCTCCAGCGCGAGATCGGCAAGACGATCATCATGGTAACGCACGATATCGACGAGGCTCTAAAGCTTGGCGACCAGGTGGCCGTATTGCGCACGGGCGGCACGCTCGCGCAGATTGCCACGCCACAGGAGCTCCTAGCGCGGCCCGCAGATGCCTTCGTGGCTGATTTCATCGGCCGGGATCGCGGATATCGTTTCCTCAGCTTTGCCGAATTCGACGGGACGGTGCCGCTGAGTACAGAGCCGACAGTCGTACTTGGCAAAGCCCCGGAATCCCTCCGGCAGATCGCCACGGGCCGCTGGATACTGGTGCTCGATGCCGAACGGCGGCCTCTCGGTTGGGCCGATGCGCATGGTCTGAAGCAGCCGCTGCGCGAAGGGGATCTCAATCTCAGCGGCACGCTGGCATCGGAAGGCAGCAGCCTGCGCCATGTGCTTGATGCGGCGCTCAGTTCACCGTCCGGTCGTGGTGTTGTCGTTGCCCGCTCCGGCGAATTCGTCGGCACCGCCACGCTCTCGAACGTCGTCGCCGCCATCGAAAGGGCGCGCGTGGGCAAGGTCGGAGTGCAGCCATGA
- a CDS encoding ABC transporter permease, whose protein sequence is MRFDWLYHESGRIAELFVWHLGLSVIPVLIGLALALPLGWIAQRAGFFRSTLLGAAGLLYTIPSLALFVLLPLVLGTRILDPLNVVVALTVYALALLVRTVSDGLDSVSPDVLQAASAMGYRRPARLLQVELPLAVPVIAAGLRVAVVSNVSIVSVAALVGTPQLGLLFTQGLQLQFLTPIVAGIVLCVALAAFLDGLVLFIAHCLTPWQPGRVGK, encoded by the coding sequence ATGAGGTTTGATTGGCTTTATCATGAATCCGGACGCATCGCCGAGCTTTTCGTCTGGCATCTAGGCCTTTCCGTCATTCCCGTTCTGATCGGCCTTGCTCTCGCCCTGCCGCTCGGCTGGATCGCTCAGCGCGCCGGTTTCTTCCGCTCCACACTCCTGGGCGCCGCCGGACTTCTCTATACCATTCCGTCGCTGGCGCTCTTCGTGCTTCTGCCGCTCGTTCTCGGAACCCGGATCCTCGATCCATTGAACGTCGTCGTCGCATTGACGGTCTATGCCCTGGCGCTTCTCGTGCGGACGGTCAGCGACGGGCTCGACTCGGTCTCTCCAGACGTTCTTCAGGCGGCGAGCGCCATGGGCTATAGACGCCCTGCGCGCCTCCTGCAGGTGGAGTTGCCCCTGGCAGTTCCGGTCATCGCCGCCGGCTTGCGGGTAGCGGTCGTCTCTAATGTCAGCATCGTCTCGGTGGCGGCATTGGTCGGCACGCCACAGCTGGGTCTGCTCTTCACCCAAGGACTGCAGCTCCAATTCCTGACGCCGATCGTCGCGGGTATCGTGCTTTGCGTGGCGCTCGCAGCCTTTCTGGATGGGCTGGTGCTGTTCATAGCGCACTGCCTTACACCCTGGCAGCCGGGGAGGGTGGGCAAATGA
- a CDS encoding ABC transporter permease has translation MMNWFTEPAHWTGSDSIPVLVLQHLAYSSIALLLACLIGLPVGLYVGHTGRGVVLIAGVANALRSLPSLGLIVLLVILFGPVFASDMAFIVPSLIVLVLLAVPPIMTGSYAGIAAVDPAVVDAARGMGKRPLQILFDVELPCALPLIFSGLRSATLQIISTATIAAYVSLGGLGRLIIDGQAQNDYYQMAAGAILVGVLALTVDLMIGVISRITVSPGLTRRPPRSHG, from the coding sequence ATGATGAACTGGTTCACAGAACCCGCGCACTGGACCGGGTCCGACAGTATCCCTGTTCTCGTTCTCCAGCATCTAGCCTATAGTTCTATCGCTCTGCTGCTCGCCTGCCTGATCGGCTTGCCGGTCGGGCTTTATGTCGGGCATACCGGCCGGGGCGTTGTCCTCATCGCCGGCGTTGCCAATGCTTTGCGTTCGCTTCCGAGCCTCGGCCTGATCGTTCTCCTGGTTATCCTGTTCGGACCAGTCTTTGCGTCCGACATGGCCTTCATCGTGCCGAGCCTCATCGTGCTCGTGCTTCTGGCTGTACCGCCAATCATGACCGGCAGTTACGCAGGCATAGCTGCCGTCGATCCCGCGGTGGTGGATGCGGCTCGCGGCATGGGCAAGCGTCCGCTGCAGATCCTGTTCGATGTAGAGCTACCCTGCGCGCTTCCCCTGATCTTCTCAGGTCTTCGCAGCGCCACGCTCCAAATCATCTCCACAGCGACCATCGCCGCCTATGTGTCGCTTGGCGGTCTCGGACGGCTGATCATCGATGGCCAGGCCCAGAACGACTACTACCAGATGGCGGCAGGCGCCATCCTCGTCGGTGTTCTGGCGCTCACGGTGGACCTGATGATCGGCGTCATCTCCAGAATTACGGTCTCACCCGGACTAACACGCCGCCCGCCGCGCTCCCACGGATGA
- a CDS encoding ABC transporter substrate-binding protein, whose product MAFRITTAVGAFALMTLSAISAFSAGDPLAAVPAARTDTTTIIVGSANFPESQLLATIYAKALAAKGIAVDTKLNIGSREVYIPALLDGSIDLLPEYAGAALSYLDKNAAAHSPEDVAKALKAALPTGISILTPSTAQDSDSVAVTRATAEKYKLKTIADLAPVASEFVLGGSPEWKARKEGVIGLKEIYGLEFRSFKALDVGGPLTLSALVNGQIQAANLFSTDPAMAANDLIALEDTKNLFPAQNIVPVIATQKLSDVVAKTLNAVSAALTTHDLVLMNGRLANHESFDVVAGDWLAQYQLN is encoded by the coding sequence ATGGCATTCAGAATAACTACTGCAGTAGGCGCATTTGCGCTCATGACCCTCTCGGCCATTTCGGCCTTTTCCGCGGGCGATCCTTTGGCGGCGGTGCCTGCCGCCCGGACCGATACGACCACTATTATCGTCGGCTCGGCTAATTTTCCCGAAAGCCAGCTTCTGGCAACGATCTATGCCAAGGCGCTCGCCGCCAAGGGGATCGCCGTCGATACCAAGCTGAACATCGGCAGCCGTGAGGTTTACATCCCCGCCCTGCTCGACGGGTCGATCGACCTTCTGCCGGAATACGCCGGAGCAGCGCTGAGCTACCTCGACAAGAACGCCGCTGCGCACTCGCCTGAAGACGTCGCAAAGGCCCTGAAGGCTGCCCTGCCAACGGGCATCTCCATACTGACACCATCTACGGCGCAAGATTCCGACAGTGTCGCCGTGACGCGTGCGACCGCCGAAAAGTACAAGCTGAAGACGATTGCCGATTTGGCGCCGGTCGCATCCGAGTTCGTTCTCGGTGGTTCGCCGGAATGGAAAGCACGCAAGGAAGGCGTCATCGGCCTGAAGGAAATCTATGGTCTCGAATTCCGGTCGTTCAAGGCACTCGATGTCGGTGGGCCACTAACATTGTCGGCACTTGTGAACGGGCAGATCCAGGCCGCCAACCTGTTCTCGACCGATCCGGCGATGGCCGCCAATGACCTCATAGCGCTAGAAGACACCAAGAATCTCTTCCCCGCGCAGAATATCGTTCCGGTTATCGCCACCCAGAAGCTGAGCGACGTCGTTGCGAAGACCCTCAATGCGGTTTCTGCCGCCCTGACGACGCATGACCTTGTTCTGATGAATGGTCGGCTGGCCAATCACGAGAGCTTCGACGTGGTCGCCGGCGACTGGCTCGCTCAATATCAGCTAAACTGA
- a CDS encoding LysR family transcriptional regulator encodes MHLKPRQVEAFRSVMMTGGITAAADAMNITQPAVSRLIRDLEEITRITLFERIGVRLVPTTEATQLFREVERLYLGLDQIAQAADDIRQHKNIVLRLASVTSLMRPYLQQAVIDVVGQRLDIPLVIDVENSRHIWDMVDKNQYDLGFVFSSPRMADKNAVLLHSSKAVAAMPAGHRLASRKVVTPADLIDERVLLPGRNSPLRLALDRAFSSVDHPPASTMETSMLNCCHFAAIGMGVGIVDRTSLRSATADVVAIPFEPEIKVSYFAIRPAGAQKILVLDDIVERMRDLMR; translated from the coding sequence ATGCACCTCAAACCGCGACAGGTCGAGGCGTTCAGGAGCGTGATGATGACGGGTGGCATCACAGCCGCCGCGGACGCGATGAACATCACTCAACCGGCAGTCAGCCGGCTCATCCGAGACCTGGAGGAAATTACCAGGATCACGCTGTTCGAGCGGATTGGTGTCAGGCTGGTCCCGACGACCGAGGCGACGCAGCTTTTTCGTGAGGTGGAACGCCTCTATCTCGGTCTCGACCAAATCGCCCAAGCTGCCGACGACATCCGCCAGCACAAGAATATCGTATTGCGGCTCGCCAGCGTCACATCGCTGATGCGGCCCTATCTGCAGCAGGCGGTCATCGACGTCGTGGGGCAAAGGCTGGACATTCCGCTTGTAATCGATGTGGAGAACAGCCGGCATATCTGGGACATGGTGGACAAGAACCAATACGACCTCGGCTTCGTCTTCAGTTCTCCCCGCATGGCTGACAAGAACGCCGTGCTCCTGCACAGCTCGAAAGCAGTAGCGGCTATGCCAGCCGGCCATCGCCTGGCATCACGCAAGGTGGTCACACCGGCCGACCTGATCGATGAACGCGTGCTGCTGCCGGGACGCAATTCGCCGCTACGCCTAGCGCTCGACCGCGCCTTTTCGAGTGTTGATCACCCGCCGGCCAGCACGATGGAAACCTCTATGCTCAACTGCTGCCATTTCGCGGCAATAGGAATGGGCGTCGGGATTGTGGATCGTACGAGTCTGCGCTCGGCGACGGCTGACGTGGTCGCCATTCCCTTCGAGCCCGAAATTAAAGTCTCCTATTTCGCGATACGTCCCGCCGGCGCGCAGAAGATCCTGGTGCTCGACGACATCGTGGAGCGAATGAGAGATTTAATGCGTTAA